In Romboutsia lituseburensis, a genomic segment contains:
- the yyaC gene encoding spore protease YyaC produces the protein MYLAKVNYKKENVVQILSSVLKDLVDENTVVVCIGTDRAIGDALGPLVGTMLKNSDFKFPVYGTLDNPIHALNIYESIEHIKNTHPKGNFLAIDACLGSKSSIGNVQIRKGPILPGKGVGKKLPQIGNHSIVGIVDKIDENNRFSFNNVRLSFIIELAEIISLSLLLST, from the coding sequence ATGTATTTAGCCAAGGTAAATTATAAAAAAGAGAATGTCGTACAAATATTAAGTTCAGTCCTTAAAGATTTAGTTGATGAAAATACAGTTGTGGTTTGTATAGGAACAGATCGGGCTATAGGTGATGCTCTTGGCCCTTTAGTTGGTACCATGTTAAAGAATAGTGACTTTAAGTTTCCTGTTTACGGCACACTAGATAATCCTATTCATGCTTTGAATATTTATGAATCTATTGAACATATAAAAAATACTCATCCTAAAGGAAATTTCTTGGCTATAGATGCATGCTTGGGATCCAAAAGTAGTATAGGCAATGTACAAATTAGAAAAGGTCCTATTCTTCCTGGAAAAGGAGTAGGAAAAAAGCTCCCTCAAATAGGAAATCATTCTATAGTAGGGATTGTAGATAAAATAGATGAAAATAATAGATTTTCTTTTAACAATGTAAGGCTTAGCTTTATTATAGAGCTTGCTGAAATAATTTCATTATCTCTATTACTTTCTACCTGA
- the fabZ gene encoding 3-hydroxyacyl-ACP dehydratase FabZ, with amino-acid sequence MLNIDQIKELIPHRYPFLLVDKVIELDAGKRAVGIKNVTVNEPFFQGHFPEYPIMPGVLIIEAMAQVGCVAMMSIEENRGKLGVFAGIDKVRFKKEVRPGDILTMEVEMTSVRRNIGKATAKAFVGEELACSGELMFALVEK; translated from the coding sequence ATGTTAAATATAGATCAAATAAAGGAATTAATACCACATAGATATCCATTTTTATTAGTGGATAAAGTAATAGAATTAGATGCTGGGAAAAGAGCCGTAGGTATAAAAAATGTAACAGTAAATGAACCATTTTTCCAAGGTCATTTTCCAGAATACCCTATAATGCCAGGTGTATTAATAATAGAAGCAATGGCTCAAGTAGGATGTGTAGCTATGATGTCTATAGAAGAAAATAGAGGCAAATTAGGTGTATTTGCAGGTATTGACAAAGTAAGATTCAAAAAAGAAGTAAGACCAGGGGATATATTAACTATGGAAGTAGAGATGACATCTGTAAGACGAAACATTGGAAAAGCTACAGCTAAAGCTTTTGTTGGAGAAGAGTTAGCTTGTAGCGGAGAATTAATGTTTGCCCTTGTGGAAAAGTAA
- the mreB gene encoding rod shape-determining protein MreB, whose amino-acid sequence MARADIGIDLGTANVLVYVDGKGIVLEEPSVVAIEKRTNSVLAVGEEARKMIGRTPGNIVAIRPLRDGVISDYNVTEKMLNYFVNKVVDKKGFGRFFMPRIMVCVPTGVTEVEKRAVEEATRQAGAREVYIIEEPIAAAIGAGVDISKPNGSMVIDIGGGTADIAVISLGGSVVSESIKVGGDRFDEAIVRYMRKQHNLLIGERSAEKIKVEIGTAYKRKEEKSMKISGRNLVTGLPESIIINSSEMLEALDECAEQIVLTTLAVLEKTPPELAADISDAGIIMTGGGSLLYGLNTRIEERTGIKVIVANEPMSCVAKGTGSALGSLDMLETGGTFKRR is encoded by the coding sequence ATGGCGAGAGCTGATATAGGTATAGACTTGGGAACAGCAAATGTACTTGTATACGTAGATGGAAAAGGAATAGTATTAGAAGAGCCTTCTGTTGTAGCAATAGAAAAAAGAACTAATTCTGTCTTAGCTGTAGGAGAAGAAGCTAGAAAGATGATAGGTAGGACGCCTGGGAATATTGTTGCTATAAGGCCATTAAGAGATGGTGTTATATCTGACTATAATGTAACTGAGAAAATGCTTAACTATTTCGTAAATAAAGTGGTGGATAAAAAAGGATTTGGGAGATTCTTTATGCCAAGAATAATGGTATGTGTTCCTACTGGTGTTACAGAAGTAGAAAAAAGAGCGGTAGAAGAAGCTACACGCCAAGCTGGTGCAAGAGAGGTATATATAATTGAAGAACCAATAGCAGCAGCTATAGGAGCTGGAGTAGATATATCTAAACCTAATGGTAGCATGGTTATAGATATCGGTGGAGGTACAGCTGATATAGCTGTAATATCATTAGGTGGATCTGTAGTTAGTGAATCTATAAAAGTTGGAGGAGATAGATTTGATGAAGCTATAGTAAGATATATGAGAAAGCAACATAATCTTCTTATCGGAGAAAGAAGTGCGGAAAAGATAAAGGTAGAAATAGGAACTGCATATAAAAGAAAAGAAGAAAAAAGTATGAAAATAAGCGGTAGAAACTTAGTTACAGGGTTACCAGAATCTATAATAATAAATTCTTCTGAAATGCTAGAAGCACTTGATGAATGTGCAGAACAAATAGTGCTTACTACACTTGCAGTATTAGAAAAAACGCCACCTGAATTAGCTGCTGATATAAGTGATGCAGGAATAATAATGACAGGTGGAGGTTCATTGTTATATGGATTAAATACAAGAATCGAAGAAAGAACAGGAATAAAGGTTATTGTTGCAAATGAACCAATGTCTTGTGTAGCTAAAGGTACAGGTAGTGCACTAGGTTCTTTAGATATGCTTGAAACAGGAGGTACCTTCAAAAGAAGATAA
- the spoIIID gene encoding sporulation transcriptional regulator SpoIIID, with product MRSHIEERAIVVAKYILEKNTTVRQTAKTFGVSKSTIHKDVTERLEEINPSLAKEVKMVLEKNKSERHIRGGMATKLKYEKDIKKDVG from the coding sequence TTGAGATCTCATATAGAGGAACGAGCAATCGTTGTAGCAAAATATATACTAGAAAAAAATACCACTGTGCGCCAAACAGCGAAAACATTTGGAGTGAGTAAAAGTACTATTCACAAAGATGTAACAGAACGATTAGAAGAAATAAATCCATCTTTAGCTAAGGAAGTTAAAATGGTTTTAGAAAAGAATAAATCTGAAAGACACATAAGAGGAGGAATGGCTACTAAGCTTAAATATGAGAAAGATATAAAAAAAGATGTAGGTTAA
- a CDS encoding peptidoglycan DD-metalloendopeptidase family protein yields MKKKLLEKDGFYLALFACVCLVAVGGVWFTKNNVDELASNNGFVNKTDESKNDDEVNLIQKDNDAAVPTTTESKDNLEKAKAKEKEQQANKKDESKLNFLGEKVVREYSDKEPTYSKTLNLWEVHKGLDVSTLKGQEIKSLLAGKIIDVFKDDEQGMSVKVKSDNDITVVYSNLSEKINVKKDQQVEVGQVLGTVGNTSMVEGKDGQHVHVEAYKGNSSMNPMSLIK; encoded by the coding sequence ATGAAGAAAAAGCTATTAGAAAAAGATGGTTTTTATTTAGCATTGTTTGCATGTGTTTGCTTAGTAGCTGTTGGCGGAGTTTGGTTTACAAAAAATAATGTAGATGAATTAGCTTCTAACAACGGATTTGTAAATAAGACTGATGAAAGTAAAAATGATGACGAAGTAAACTTAATACAAAAAGATAATGATGCTGCTGTTCCTACAACAACAGAATCAAAGGATAATCTAGAAAAGGCTAAGGCTAAAGAAAAAGAGCAACAAGCAAATAAAAAAGACGAATCGAAACTTAATTTTTTAGGAGAAAAAGTAGTTAGAGAATATTCTGATAAAGAGCCTACTTACTCAAAAACATTAAATTTATGGGAAGTACATAAAGGATTAGATGTTAGTACATTAAAAGGCCAAGAAATTAAATCTTTATTAGCTGGGAAAATTATAGATGTATTTAAAGATGATGAACAAGGTATGTCAGTAAAAGTTAAAAGTGATAATGATATTACTGTAGTTTACTCTAATTTAAGTGAAAAAATAAATGTAAAAAAAGATCAACAGGTTGAAGTAGGTCAAGTTCTAGGTACAGTTGGAAATACTTCTATGGTAGAGGGAAAAGATGGTCAACATGTACATGTAGAAGCGTATAAGGGAAATAGCTCTATGAATCCTATGAGCTTAATTAAATAA
- the spoIID gene encoding stage II sporulation protein D: MKNPLAVLVTIVACSISIPILISVVSYDDIEATPKVNSKPIVETIKRKTKQIVNYETVDKKSPVINVYNHNIGKVQQMDIEEYLCGVLAGEMSADFNLEALKAQAVAARTFVMYKEKQGKQSKHPNAVVCTDFKHCQEYKSYEYLKKKNGEKWMKNSYSKIQQAVKETKGHIITYNDEPILTLYFSTSSGKTENSEEVFAQSYPYLKSVDSPYDKNYSPKYTSALKMSNKDFVHAFKVGYSDMKINEDNLSNQVKIIDKSDGGSVESIKVGNKQIKGTDVRKILNLNSANFDLAFKDNYVDIFVKGYGHGVGMSQWGAEGMAQEGYKYHEILSHYYTGTTIKDLY; encoded by the coding sequence ATGAAGAACCCTTTAGCTGTTTTAGTAACAATAGTTGCATGCTCTATAAGTATACCAATATTAATAAGTGTAGTATCTTATGATGATATAGAAGCAACACCTAAGGTAAATTCAAAACCTATTGTGGAAACAATAAAGAGAAAGACAAAACAAATAGTAAATTACGAAACGGTAGATAAAAAATCACCAGTAATAAATGTTTATAATCATAATATAGGTAAAGTTCAACAAATGGATATAGAGGAATATTTATGTGGTGTATTAGCAGGAGAAATGTCAGCAGATTTTAATCTAGAGGCATTAAAAGCTCAAGCTGTAGCGGCTAGAACTTTTGTTATGTACAAAGAAAAACAAGGAAAACAAAGTAAACATCCAAATGCAGTAGTATGTACAGACTTCAAACATTGCCAAGAATATAAAAGTTATGAATATTTAAAGAAAAAAAATGGTGAGAAATGGATGAAAAATTCTTACTCTAAAATACAACAAGCAGTTAAAGAAACAAAAGGCCATATTATAACTTATAATGATGAGCCTATACTTACATTATACTTTTCAACTTCATCAGGAAAAACTGAAAATAGTGAAGAAGTATTCGCACAATCCTATCCATATTTAAAATCAGTTGACAGCCCATATGATAAAAATTATTCACCAAAGTATACATCAGCATTAAAAATGAGCAATAAAGACTTTGTACATGCATTTAAAGTAGGATATAGTGATATGAAGATTAACGAAGATAACTTGAGTAATCAGGTGAAAATAATAGACAAAAGTGATGGTGGATCTGTAGAAAGTATTAAAGTAGGTAATAAGCAAATAAAAGGTACAGATGTAAGAAAGATTTTGAATCTTAATTCAGCTAATTTTGATTTAGCATTTAAAGATAACTATGTAGATATATTTGTTAAAGGTTATGGCCATGGAGTTGGAATGAGCCAATGGGGTGCAGAGGGAATGGCTCAAGAGGGTTACAAATACCATGAAATCCTATCTCATTATTATACAGGAACAACAATAAAAGATTTATATTAA
- the murA gene encoding UDP-N-acetylglucosamine 1-carboxyvinyltransferase codes for MPKILVKKSNPLKGSVKIDGAKNAVLPIIAATLLANGKSTLRGVPNLRDVHVISDLLRHVGAEVEYKDNTLTVDASNITTCEAPYELVRKMRASFLVMGPLLARFKHTKISMPGGCAIGTRPIDLHLKGFKYLGATVEMDHGFVEATTKKLTGAKLYLDFPSVGATENIMMAAALAEGTTIIENAAEEPEIVDLANFLNEMGANIKGAGTNTIKIQGVKELRGAEHNVIPDRIEAATYMVAAAMTKGDIVIENVIMDHLKPVVAKLKEAGCEIIEMENDSVRVIGPEVLKPIDIKTLPHPGFPTDVQAQFMAMLTVSNGSGVVTETVFENRFMHVAEFNRMGANIKIEGKSAVVNGVNKLHGAKVNATDLRAGAALILCGLIAEGETQIGEIYHIQRGYVDIDKKITALGGNIKIVED; via the coding sequence ATGCCAAAGATATTAGTAAAAAAGAGTAATCCACTTAAAGGTAGTGTTAAAATAGATGGAGCAAAAAATGCAGTATTACCAATAATAGCAGCAACTTTATTAGCAAATGGAAAATCAACATTAAGAGGAGTTCCTAACTTAAGAGATGTACACGTTATATCAGATTTATTAAGACATGTAGGAGCAGAAGTAGAGTATAAAGATAATACGTTAACAGTAGATGCCAGTAATATAACTACTTGCGAAGCACCATATGAATTAGTTAGAAAGATGAGAGCATCTTTCTTAGTAATGGGTCCATTACTTGCAAGATTTAAACATACTAAGATATCTATGCCAGGAGGATGTGCTATAGGAACAAGACCTATAGATTTACATTTAAAAGGATTTAAATACTTAGGTGCTACAGTAGAAATGGATCATGGATTTGTAGAAGCTACAACTAAGAAATTAACAGGAGCTAAATTATATTTAGATTTCCCATCAGTTGGAGCAACTGAAAATATAATGATGGCAGCTGCACTTGCAGAAGGAACGACTATAATAGAGAATGCAGCAGAAGAGCCAGAGATAGTAGATTTAGCTAATTTCTTAAATGAAATGGGAGCTAATATAAAAGGTGCAGGAACGAACACTATAAAAATACAAGGTGTTAAGGAATTAAGAGGTGCAGAGCATAATGTAATACCTGATAGAATAGAAGCAGCTACTTATATGGTTGCAGCAGCTATGACAAAAGGTGATATAGTTATAGAAAATGTAATAATGGATCATTTAAAGCCAGTAGTAGCTAAGTTAAAAGAAGCTGGTTGTGAAATAATAGAAATGGAAAATGATTCAGTAAGAGTCATAGGACCAGAAGTATTAAAGCCAATTGATATAAAAACTTTACCACATCCAGGATTCCCTACGGATGTTCAAGCTCAGTTTATGGCTATGCTTACAGTATCGAATGGATCGGGAGTAGTTACAGAAACTGTATTTGAAAATAGATTTATGCATGTTGCTGAGTTCAATAGAATGGGAGCTAACATAAAAATAGAAGGCAAGAGTGCTGTAGTTAATGGTGTAAACAAGCTACATGGAGCTAAGGTAAATGCAACAGATTTAAGAGCAGGGGCTGCACTTATATTATGTGGTCTTATAGCTGAAGGAGAAACTCAAATAGGAGAAATATACCACATACAAAGAGGTTATGTTGATATAGATAAGAAGATAACTGCATTAGGTGGAAATATAAAGATAGTAGAAGATTAA
- a CDS encoding YwmB family TATA-box binding protein — protein sequence MKTFKIIISFIVLMLMGMLISYADIKSNNEYYKLIETFNNTHADFKFYNIKANAVIDYNISKTQMRDICIEIVNNLGLEESNIKWEESKNKQENQIYAQIKSDERNVSIICIKKNEKESYVIVDILENKVYKSIVDIYTILEETLKKHTPQVDINTCISGEYTKKLQINKYDDILEKILYNMNAEEIDRIEEENFVSITAYSKILSENYLEYLGNKINLNIGMRYSEDEDKTLIYIATPIIKLDY from the coding sequence ATGAAAACATTCAAGATAATAATAAGTTTTATAGTACTTATGTTAATGGGAATGCTAATATCTTATGCAGATATAAAATCTAATAATGAATATTACAAATTAATAGAAACTTTCAATAATACACATGCTGATTTTAAGTTTTATAATATAAAAGCAAATGCAGTCATAGATTATAATATATCTAAAACTCAAATGAGGGATATTTGTATAGAAATCGTCAACAATTTAGGCTTAGAAGAAAGTAATATTAAGTGGGAAGAAAGTAAAAACAAACAGGAAAATCAAATCTATGCACAGATAAAATCTGACGAAAGAAATGTTTCCATAATTTGCATTAAGAAAAATGAAAAAGAGTCTTATGTAATAGTTGACATATTGGAGAATAAAGTATATAAAAGTATAGTGGACATTTATACGATTCTTGAGGAGACTTTAAAGAAGCATACACCTCAGGTTGATATAAATACATGTATATCAGGAGAGTACACAAAAAAGTTACAAATAAATAAATATGATGATATTTTAGAAAAAATATTATATAATATGAATGCTGAAGAAATAGATAGAATTGAGGAAGAGAATTTTGTCTCAATAACAGCGTATAGCAAGATTTTAAGCGAAAATTATTTAGAATATTTAGGAAATAAGATTAATTTGAATATAGGAATGAGGTATAGCGAAGATGAAGATAAAACTCTTATATATATCGCTACGCCAATCATAAAATTAGATTATTAA
- a CDS encoding 4Fe-4S binding protein codes for MMISKQEIANLKSEGILAQKQKGYFSIRILSRAGNFTAEQLTELARLSQKYGKGYLGVTTRLAVEIPWIKYEDIDNIKMDLKDANLAHGGTGKKVRPLVACKGTVCQHGIYDTQDLCGKLHDKYFAYDLPAKTKITLVGCPNNCAKANTNDIGIVGQVYVEFDEDKCKNCGLCTKSCRQKSVKLVDKKLVWNKDECVNCGKCAQVCPFGAMEVKEKGMAIYLGGRMGRGYRFGDRLTNLYQESEIVEIVQDILETYKDLANPEERICKVIDRLGIEKFEKELLSKKNHNI; via the coding sequence ATGATGATAAGCAAACAAGAAATAGCAAATTTAAAATCAGAAGGGATATTAGCTCAAAAGCAAAAAGGATACTTTTCAATTAGAATTTTAAGCAGAGCAGGGAATTTTACAGCAGAACAACTAACAGAACTAGCTAGATTGTCACAAAAATATGGCAAAGGATACTTAGGTGTTACAACTAGATTGGCAGTAGAAATACCTTGGATAAAGTATGAGGATATTGATAATATAAAAATGGATTTAAAAGATGCTAATTTAGCTCATGGGGGAACTGGAAAAAAAGTTAGACCACTAGTTGCATGCAAAGGAACTGTATGTCAGCATGGAATTTATGATACTCAAGATTTATGTGGGAAGTTACATGATAAATATTTTGCATATGATTTACCAGCAAAAACTAAAATAACATTAGTTGGCTGTCCAAACAATTGTGCGAAAGCGAACACAAATGATATAGGAATAGTTGGTCAAGTTTATGTAGAGTTCGATGAAGACAAATGTAAAAATTGTGGTCTATGTACTAAGTCATGTAGACAAAAATCTGTAAAGCTTGTTGATAAAAAGCTAGTTTGGAATAAAGATGAATGTGTAAACTGTGGAAAATGTGCACAAGTTTGTCCGTTCGGTGCAATGGAAGTGAAAGAAAAGGGTATGGCCATATATCTTGGAGGAAGAATGGGTAGAGGATATAGATTTGGTGACAGATTAACCAATTTATATCAAGAATCTGAAATCGTAGAAATAGTTCAAGATATATTAGAAACTTATAAAGATTTAGCCAATCCTGAAGAAAGAATCTGCAAGGTTATAGATAGATTAGGTATAGAAAAATTTGAAAAAGAACTATTAAGTAAAAAAAATCATAATATATAA
- the glmS gene encoding glutamine--fructose-6-phosphate transaminase (isomerizing), with amino-acid sequence MCGIVGYLGHRQATEVLVEGLSKLEYRGYDSAGVAVNIGNELEIRKFKGRLAILAEDLEKNPINGGLGIGHTRWATHGEPSDVNSHPHFNMDRTIAVVHNGIIENYMELKEELQAEGVVFLSQTDTEVVAHLVDKYYEGNLLDAVYKATERLRGAYALGVVCKDNNNELVAVRKDSPLVVGLGEGENFIASDIPAILKYTRNVYFLENGEFVHMVGDKLTVLNENREVVSKEVTEITWDVEAASKGGYEHFMLKEIYEQPNGVKETLIRRLNDNGEIQLDDIKMTKEDLEKINKVYIVACGTAYHAGLVGKFAIEKFAKIPVITDIASEFRYRDPFVDENTLLILVSQSGETADTLASLRYAKERGARILSVTNVVGSSIARESDDVFYTWAGPEISVASTKAYTTQLVSFYMIALDFAIKKGTITREFYNDMIEKLKEMPEKVEKALEQETYIKEDVAKTLKEASSSFYLGRGLDYNLAMEGALKIKEISYIHAEAFAAGELKHGTIALIEKGTPVIAIATQEELFEKMVSNMEEVKARGAYVIAVAQEKNKEVEKAADKVIYIPNVDDILSSILTVLPLQLLSYYVAVERGCDVDKPRNLAKSVTVE; translated from the coding sequence ATGTGTGGAATAGTTGGATATTTAGGACATAGACAAGCAACAGAAGTTTTAGTAGAAGGACTTTCAAAATTAGAATACAGAGGATATGACTCTGCTGGTGTTGCAGTTAACATTGGAAATGAATTAGAAATAAGAAAGTTTAAAGGAAGATTAGCAATATTAGCTGAAGATTTAGAAAAAAATCCTATAAATGGTGGATTAGGTATAGGGCATACTAGATGGGCAACTCATGGAGAACCATCTGATGTTAATTCACATCCTCATTTTAACATGGATAGAACAATAGCTGTTGTTCACAATGGTATAATAGAAAACTACATGGAATTAAAAGAAGAACTACAAGCTGAAGGTGTTGTATTTTTATCTCAAACAGATACAGAAGTAGTTGCTCATTTAGTAGATAAATACTATGAAGGAAACTTATTAGATGCTGTATATAAAGCTACTGAAAGATTAAGAGGAGCATATGCATTAGGTGTTGTATGCAAGGATAACAATAATGAGTTAGTTGCTGTAAGAAAAGATAGTCCATTAGTTGTTGGTTTAGGTGAGGGTGAAAACTTTATAGCATCAGATATACCGGCAATATTAAAATATACTAGAAATGTATACTTCTTAGAAAACGGAGAATTTGTTCACATGGTAGGAGACAAATTAACTGTATTAAATGAAAATAGAGAAGTTGTTTCAAAAGAAGTAACAGAAATAACTTGGGATGTTGAAGCTGCATCTAAAGGTGGATATGAGCATTTCATGTTAAAGGAAATATATGAGCAACCAAATGGTGTTAAGGAAACATTAATAAGAAGATTAAATGACAATGGAGAAATCCAATTAGATGATATAAAAATGACTAAGGAAGACTTAGAAAAAATAAATAAAGTATATATAGTAGCATGTGGTACTGCATATCATGCAGGCCTTGTAGGCAAATTTGCTATAGAAAAATTTGCTAAGATACCAGTAATAACTGATATAGCGTCAGAATTCAGATACAGAGATCCATTTGTAGATGAAAATACTTTATTAATACTAGTAAGCCAATCAGGAGAAACAGCAGATACTTTAGCATCTTTAAGATATGCTAAAGAAAGAGGAGCTAGAATATTATCTGTAACTAACGTTGTAGGTTCTTCAATAGCTAGAGAGTCTGATGATGTATTCTATACATGGGCAGGACCAGAAATATCAGTTGCATCAACTAAGGCTTATACAACTCAATTAGTATCATTCTACATGATAGCTTTAGACTTTGCTATAAAGAAAGGTACTATAACTAGAGAATTCTACAACGACATGATAGAAAAATTAAAAGAAATGCCTGAAAAAGTAGAAAAAGCTCTAGAACAAGAAACTTATATAAAAGAAGATGTTGCTAAGACTTTAAAAGAAGCAAGTAGCTCATTCTATTTAGGTAGAGGATTAGACTATAACTTAGCTATGGAAGGTGCTTTAAAGATAAAAGAAATCTCTTATATACATGCAGAAGCATTTGCTGCTGGAGAATTAAAGCATGGAACAATAGCATTAATAGAAAAAGGAACTCCAGTAATAGCAATAGCTACTCAAGAAGAGCTATTTGAAAAAATGGTATCTAACATGGAAGAAGTTAAAGCTAGAGGAGCATATGTTATAGCTGTTGCTCAAGAGAAGAATAAAGAGGTAGAAAAAGCTGCTGATAAGGTAATATATATACCAAATGTAGATGATATATTATCAAGTATATTAACAGTTTTACCACTTCAATTATTATCTTACTATGTTGCAGTTGAAAGAGGTTGTGATGTAGATAAGCCAAGAAACTTAGCTAAATCAGTAACAGTTGAATAA
- the glmM gene encoding phosphoglucosamine mutase: MRKYFGTDGVRGIANTELTCDLAYKLGRAGGFVLAQGKEKVKVVVGKDTRISGDMLEAALTAGLMSVGCDVITVGVVPTPAVAYLTKKYEADCGVVISASHNPVEYNGIKFFNSEGYKLPDEVELNIEDYIDNIEKVDYHPVGEKVGRKIHMHDAQREYIDYLKSIINVDFKGLKVVLDCANGASYKVAPIVFDELGASVITINSEPDGNNINDKCGSTHPQKLQEAVLAHKADLGLAYDGDADRLIAVDENGNIVDGDHIMILSAIHLNKKKELAQDTLVVTVMSNIGLTIAAKEHGIKLATTAVGDRYVLEEMKDKGYNLGGEQSGHMIFLDYNTTGDGVLSSLVLSRIVLEENKKLSNLAAVMTQYPQVLVNARIKNENKNRYMEYPEIKNEIERIESLLDGCGRVLIRPSGTEPLVRVMLEGKEEGQIKELATNLANLIQEKLS, from the coding sequence ATGAGAAAATATTTTGGAACTGATGGAGTAAGAGGCATAGCTAATACAGAGCTTACTTGCGATTTAGCATATAAATTAGGTAGAGCAGGCGGATTTGTTTTAGCTCAAGGGAAAGAAAAAGTCAAAGTAGTAGTAGGTAAAGATACGAGAATATCTGGAGATATGCTAGAAGCTGCGTTAACGGCAGGGCTTATGTCTGTTGGATGTGATGTTATAACTGTTGGAGTAGTTCCAACACCTGCAGTAGCATATCTAACAAAAAAATATGAAGCAGACTGTGGAGTTGTTATATCAGCATCTCATAATCCAGTAGAATATAATGGTATAAAATTCTTCAATAGCGAAGGTTATAAATTACCTGATGAAGTTGAGTTAAATATAGAAGACTATATCGATAATATAGAAAAGGTAGATTATCATCCAGTAGGAGAAAAAGTTGGAAGAAAAATACACATGCATGATGCACAAAGAGAATATATAGATTACTTAAAGTCTATAATAAATGTAGATTTTAAAGGATTAAAAGTAGTCTTAGATTGTGCAAATGGAGCATCATATAAAGTTGCGCCAATAGTATTTGATGAATTAGGTGCAAGTGTAATTACTATAAATAGTGAGCCAGATGGTAATAATATAAATGATAAGTGTGGGTCTACACATCCGCAAAAACTACAAGAAGCTGTTCTGGCGCACAAAGCTGATTTAGGTCTTGCATATGATGGTGATGCAGATAGATTAATTGCTGTCGATGAAAATGGAAACATTGTTGACGGAGACCATATAATGATATTAAGTGCTATACATTTAAATAAGAAAAAAGAGTTAGCACAAGATACATTAGTAGTTACAGTAATGAGTAATATAGGACTTACTATAGCAGCAAAAGAGCACGGTATAAAGCTAGCTACAACTGCTGTAGGAGATAGATATGTATTAGAAGAAATGAAAGATAAAGGATACAACTTAGGTGGAGAACAATCAGGCCACATGATATTCTTAGATTACAATACAACAGGTGATGGTGTTTTAAGTTCACTAGTACTTTCAAGAATAGTATTAGAAGAAAATAAAAAATTATCAAATCTTGCTGCAGTAATGACTCAATACCCACAAGTATTAGTTAATGCTAGAATAAAAAATGAAAATAAGAATAGATACATGGAGTATCCAGAAATAAAGAATGAAATTGAAAGAATAGAAAGCTTATTAGATGGATGTGGAAGGGTATTAATAAGACCATCAGGCACAGAACCATTAGTAAGAGTTATGCTAGAGGGTAAAGAGGAAGGTCAAATAAAAGAATTAGCAACTAATTTAGCTAATCTTATACAAGAAAAACTATCGTAA
- a CDS encoding 2-oxoacid:acceptor oxidoreductase family protein gives MSTARVICAGFGGQGVMSMGQLLTYAGMLECKEVSWLPSYGPEMRGGTANCAVTVSDKPVGSPLITGDATCAIVMNLPSLDKFEREVKPGGKILVNSSLIHKKVERDDVEVHYIPANDLALELGNPRVANMIMLGAYLQTESTVEMDSVLEAFKKVFGPSKEKFVPLNKEALQKGAQAIK, from the coding sequence ATGTCTACAGCTAGAGTAATATGTGCCGGATTCGGTGGTCAAGGTGTTATGTCTATGGGACAATTACTTACTTATGCAGGAATGCTAGAATGTAAGGAAGTTTCTTGGTTACCATCATATGGACCAGAAATGCGTGGAGGTACAGCTAACTGTGCAGTAACTGTATCTGATAAGCCAGTAGGTTCACCACTTATAACAGGAGATGCTACTTGTGCTATAGTTATGAACTTACCATCTTTAGATAAGTTTGAAAGAGAAGTTAAGCCAGGTGGAAAAATATTAGTAAACAGCTCTCTTATACACAAAAAGGTTGAAAGAGATGATGTTGAAGTTCATTATATACCTGCGAATGATTTAGCTTTAGAATTAGGAAATCCTAGAGTTGCAAATATGATAATGTTAGGTGCTTATTTACAAACAGAATCAACAGTAGAAATGGATTCAGTTTTAGAAGCTTTCAAAAAAGTTTTTGGACCAAGTAAAGAAAAGTTTGTTCCATTAAATAAAGAAGCTTTACAAAAAGGAGCACAAGCTATAAAATAA